In the Streptomyces coeruleoprunus genome, CTCCCCCACGCCCACGGTGCCCTCGCCCGTGGCCTCGGGGAGCCGGCCGTCCGCCGCCTTCAGCTCCGTGAGCGCCCGGTCGATCGCGCGGTGCGCGGCGAACAGGCACGGTGTGCTGTAGATGGCCGCGTCCACACCGAGCGCCGTCAGTTCGGGCAGCGAGAGGCGGGGCGACCTGCCGCCGGCGATCTGGTTGAACAGCAGCGGCTTGCCGCCGGTCACCTCGCGGATCCGGTGGATCGCCTCGGCGCTGCGCACCCCGTCGACCAGCACCACGTCGGCGTCGGTCTTCGCCAGCGCCTCCGCCCTGCGCAGGATCTCCGCGTCCTCGACGGCGTCCGTGCGGGCCACCACGACGAGGTCGTCGCGGCCGTCGAGGACGCGGTGCAGCTTGTCCAGGTACTCGTCCAGCGGCAGGACCTGTTTGCCGTCGGCGTGCCCGCACCGCCGCGGCCGTTTCTGGTCCTCCAGGATCACGCCGGAGGCGCCGCAGCCCTCCAGGCGCCGCACCACGTGGCGGGCGACCTCCGCGTCGACGTAGCCGTCGTCGATGTCGACCAGCAGATGGACCTCCGGGAGGGCCGCGCGCAGCCGTTCGGTGAACGCGACCATGTCCGGCCAGGCGATGAAGCCGATGTCGGGCAGGCCGTAGTGGGAGGCGGCGAAGCCGAAGCCGGAGACGAAGAGCCCGTCGTAGTGCCGTGCCGCCAGGGTCGCCGAGTACATGTC is a window encoding:
- a CDS encoding isocitrate lyase/PEP mutase family protein → MQYGHRLREAISAPGTTPLIGIYDMYSATLAARHYDGLFVSGFGFAASHYGLPDIGFIAWPDMVAFTERLRAALPEVHLLVDIDDGYVDAEVARHVVRRLEGCGASGVILEDQKRPRRCGHADGKQVLPLDEYLDKLHRVLDGRDDLVVVARTDAVEDAEILRRAEALAKTDADVVLVDGVRSAEAIHRIREVTGGKPLLFNQIAGGRSPRLSLPELTALGVDAAIYSTPCLFAAHRAIDRALTELKAADGRLPEATGEGTVGVGESTRLLEGNV